One window from the genome of Eucalyptus grandis isolate ANBG69807.140 chromosome 7, ASM1654582v1, whole genome shotgun sequence encodes:
- the LOC104454654 gene encoding protein FRA10AC1, protein MSSLGSLKSQIFDREERKQQYQAHIRGLNAYDRHKKFVRDYVNFYGKERSVQANLPVKTDQDTLREGYRFIRTEEDDMDSSWEQRLVKRYYDKLFKEYCIADMTKYKSGKIGLRWRTEKEVISGKGQFICGNKHCDGTDGLASYEVNFSYFEAGENKQALVKLVTCERCADKLHYKKRKEKELMDRKEKEKLVKLANCESKRKRDQSGIDDDTDSEYKEREASTRKGKKASSSGGKHKDDDEDDENFDEFLQGMFP, encoded by the exons ATGTCGTCTTTGGGCTCTCTCAAGTCGCAGATATTCGACCGAGAAGAGAGAAAGCA GCAATATCAAGCTCATATCAGGGGTCTCAACGCGTACGATCGGCACAAGAAGTTCGTCCGCGATTACG TTAATTTCTATGGCAAAGAAAGATCTGTGCAAGCTAATTTGCCCGTTAAAACTGATCAAGATACTTTACGAGAAGGCTACAG GTTTATACGAACGGAGGAAGATGATATGGATTCATCTTGGGAGCAAAGGCTGGTGAAGCGTTACTATGACAAGCTTTTCAAAGA ATACTGCATAGCTGATATGACGAAGTACAAAAGTGGCAAG ATTGGTCTAAGATGGAGGACAGAGAAAGAAGTCATATCTGGGAAGG GGCAGTTCATATGTGGTAACAAACATTGTGACGGGACAGATGGCCTTGCAAGCTATGAG GTAAACTTCTCTTATTTTGAAGCGGGGGAAAACAAACAAGCCTTGGTAAAATTGGTAACTTGTGAGAG ATGTGCTGATAAGCTTCATtacaagaagagaaaagagaaagagttAATGGAcaggaaagagaaggagaaattgGTGAAGCTGGCGAATTgtgaaagcaaaagaaagag GGATCAATCTGGGATTGATGATGATACAGACTCTGAatataaagagagagaagcgagcaCAAGAAAAG GGAAAAAGGCTTCAAGTTCCGGGGGCAAGCATAAAGATgacgatgaagatgatgagaatTTTGATGAGTTTCTCCAGGGAATGTTTCCATGA
- the LOC104454655 gene encoding cellulose synthase A catalytic subunit 3 [UDP-forming]-like (The RefSeq protein has 2 substitutions compared to this genomic sequence), with the protein MESEGETGGKSMKILGGQVCQICGDNVGKSVDGEPFVACNVCAFPVCRPCYEYERKDGNQSCPQCKTRYKRHRGSPAILGDQEEDADADDSVSDFNYSENQNLNRKTEERILSWHMQYGQNEDVSAPNYDKEVSHNHIPRLTSGQEVSGELSAASPERLSVASPDVGAGKRIHSLPYVADANQSPNIRVVDPVREFGSSGLNNVAWKERVDGWKMKQEKNVAPMSTAQATSERGVGDIDASTDVLVDDSLLNDEARQPLSRKVSVPSSRINPYRMVIVLRLIILSIFLHYRITNPVPNAYALWLISVICEIWFAISWILDQFPKWFPVNRETYLDRLAIRYDREGEPSQLAAVDIFVSTVDPLKEPPLVTANTVLSILAVDYPVDKVSCYVSDDGAAMLTFEALSETSEFARKWVPFCKKYSIEPRAPEWYFALKIDYLKDKVHPSFVKDRRAMKREYEEFKVRINGLVAKATKIPEEGWIMQDGTPWPGNNTRDHPGMIQVFLGQSGGLDAEGNELPRLVYVSREKRPGFQHHKKAGAMNALVRVSAVLTNGPFLLNLDCDHYINNSKALREAMCFLMDPNLGKHVCYVQFPQRFDGIDRNDRYANRNTVFFDINLRGLDGIQGPVYVGTGCVFNRTALYGYEPPHKPKQRKSGFLSSLCGGSRKKSRSSKKGSDKKKSSKHVDPTVPIFSLEDIEEGVEGAGFDDEKSLLMSQMSLEKRFGQSAVFVASTLMENGGVPQSATPETLLKEAIHVISCGYEDKSDWGSEIGWIYGSVTEDILTGFKMHARGWRSIYCMPKRPAFKGSAPINLSDRLNQVLRWALGSVEILFSRHCPLWYGYGGRLKWLERFAYVNTTIYPITAIPLLMYCTLPAVCLLTNKFIIPQISNVASIWFISLFLSIFATGILEMRWSGVGIDEWWRNEQFWVIGGVSAHLFAVFQGLLKVLAGIDTNFTVTSKASDEDGDSAELYMFKWTTLLIPPTTLLIINLVGVVAGISYAINSGYQSWGPLFGKLFFAFWVIVHLYPFLKGLMGRQNRTPTIVVVWSILLASIFSLLWVRIDPFTTRVTGPAVEQCGINC; encoded by the exons ATGGAGTCGGAAGGAGAAACTGGG GGAAAGTCAATGAAAATTCTGGGTGGTCAAGTCTGCCAGATTTGTGGTGATAACGTTGGCAAAAGTGTTGATGGCGAGCCATTTGTTGCTTGCAATGTCTGTGCATTTCCTGTCTGTAGGCCATGCTATGAGTATGAGAGGAAAGACGGGAATCAGTCATGTCCTCAATGCAAAACCAGATACAAGAGGCACAGAG GAAGTCCGGCTATTCTTGGTGACCAAGAAGAAGATGCTGATGCTGATGATAGTGTGAGTGATTTCAATTactcagaaaatcaaaatctaaacCGGAAGACTGAAGAGCGCATCTTGAGTTGGCACATGCAGTATGGACAGAATGAGGATGTGAGTGCACCAAACTACGATAAGGAGGTTTCTCACAACCATATTCCTCGACTTACAAGTGGCCAAGAG GTTTCTGGGGAGTTATCTGCTGCTTCGCCTGAACGCCTCTCTGTGGCATCTCCTGATGTTGGTGCTGGGAAGCGCATCCATTCTCTACCTTATGTAGCCGATGCTAATCAATCAC CTAACATCAGGGTGGTGGACCCAGTGCGGGAATTTGGTTCATCAGGACTGAACAACGTTGCCTGGAAGGAGAGAGTTGATGGCTGGAAAatgaagcaagagaagaatgTAGCTCCAATGAGCACTGCCCAGGCTACTTCCGAAAGAGGAGTTGGTGATATCGATGCCAGCACTGATGTACTTGTGGATGACTCTTTACT GAATGATGAAGCCAGGCAGCCCCTTTCGAGGAAGGTCTCTGTTCCATCATCAAGGATAAATCCATATAGAATGGTTATAGTCCTGCGGCTTATCATTCTTTCCATCTTTTTGCACTACCGAATTACAAATCCTGTGCCCAATGCCTATGCTCTGTGGTTAATATCTGTGATATGTGAGATTTGGTTTGCAATATCTTGGATATTGGATCAGTTTCCGAAGTGGTTTCCAGTAAATCGTGAAACGTATCTCGACAGACTAGCCATTAG GTATGACAGAGAAGGAGAACCATCACAGTTAGCTGCTGTTGACATCTTTGTCAGTACTGTCGACCCACTCAAAGAACCTCCTCTTGTGACAGCAAATACCGTACTCTCCATTCTTGCAGTTGACTACCCAGTTGACAAGGTCTCATGCTATGTGTCCGATGATGGAGCTGCAATGTTAACTTTTGAGGCCCTTTCTGAAACATCAGAGTTTGCAAGGAAATGGGTTCCTTTCTGCAAGAAGTATAGCATTGAGCCTCGAGCACCTGAATGGTACTTTGCTCTGAAAATTGACTACTTGAAGGACAAAGTTCATCCATCATTTGTCAAAGATCGCAGAGCTATGAAG AGAGAATATGAGGAATTTAAAGTCCGTATAAATGGACTTGTTGCCAAGGCAGCAAAGATTCCCGAGGAAGGATGGATCATGCAAGATGGGACACCATGGCCTGGAAATAACACAAGAGACCACCCTGGAATGATTCAG GTTTTCTTAGGGCAAAGTGGAGGTCTTGATGCTGAGGGTAATGAGCTGCCACGTTTGGTCTATGTTTCTCGTGAAAAACGTCCGGGCTTCCAACATCACAAGAAAGCCGGTGCTATGAATGCTCTT gtgCGAGTCTCAGCTGTCCTCACTAATGGACCTTTCTTATTGAATCTTGATTGTGATCACTACATAAACAACAGTAAGGCATTGAGAGAAGCCATGTGTTTCTTGATGGACCCTAACCTTGGGAAACATGTGTGTTACGTACAATTTCCACAGAGATTTGATGGTATTGATAGAAATGACAGATACGCCAATCGCAATACTGTGTTCTTTGAT ATAAACTTGAGAGGTTTGGATGGCATCCAAGGTCCTGTGTATGTCGGAACTGGGTGCGTGTTCAATAGAACAGCCTTATATGGTTATGAACCTCCTCACAAGCCAAAGCAGAGAAAGTCAGGATTCCTGTCTTCTCTCTGTGGTGGATCACGAAAGAAATCAAGATCAAGTAAAAAAGGCTCTGACAAGAAGAAGTCTAGCAAACATGTAGATCCAACTGTGCCTATCTTCAGCCTGGAAGATATAGAAGAGGGAGTGGAAG GTGCTGGATTTGATGATGAAAAATCATTGCTCATGTCGCAAATGAGCCTAGAGAAGAGGTTTGGTCAGTCTGCTGTCTTTGTGGCCTCTACGCTTATGGAGAATGGTGGTGTTCCTCAATCTGCAACTCCAGAAACCCTTCTTAAGGAGGCTATTCATGTCATCAGTTGTGGTTATGAGGATAAATCGGACTGGGGAAGTGAG ATTGGATGGATCTATGGATCTGTCACAGAAGATATTCTTACAGGATTCAAGATGCATGCGCGTGGTTGGCGGTCAATCTACTGCATGCCAAAACGTCCTGCATTTAAAGGGTCTGCTCCTATTAATCTTTCTGATCGGTTGAACCAGGTGCTTCGATGGGCTCTAGGTTCTGTTGAAATTCTTTTTAGCCGCCATTGCCCTATCTGGTATGGATATGGCGGTAGGCTTAAATGGCTTGAGAGGTTTGCATATGTCAACACTACCATTTATCCCATCACTGCCATACCTCTTCTGATGTATTGTACCCTGCCAGCTGTCTGCCTGCTGACAAACAAGTTTATTATTCCACAG ATTAGTAACGTTGCCAGTATTTGGTTCATTTCGCTCTTCCTTTCCATTTTTGCCACTGGTATCCTGGAGATGAGGTGGAGTGGTGTTGGAATTGATGAATGGTGGAGGAATGAGCAATTTTGGGTGATTGGTGGTGTGTCTGCCCATCTTTTTGCCGTCTTCCAGGGCCTGCTCAAAGTCTTGGCTGGAATTGACACCAACTTTACTGTTACATCCAAAGCATCAGATGAAGATGGGGATTCTGCCGAACTCTACATGTTCAAGTGGACAACTCTTCTCATCCCTCCCACTACGCTCCTCATCATAAACTTGGTCGGGGTCGTGGCTGGGATTTCGTATGCCATCAATAGTGGATATCAGTCGTGGGGTCCACTTTTTGGTAAGTTGTTCTTTGCGTTTTGGGTGATCGTTCACCTGTACCCCTTCCTCAAAGGTCTGATGGGACGCCAGAACCGCACACCAACCATTGTAGTTGTTTGGTCGATCCTCCTAGCATCCATTTTCTCACTTCTGTGGGTGCGTATTGATCCCTTCACGACCCGAGTTACTGGACCTGCCGTTGAGCAGTGTGGAATCAACTGCTAA